From the Anguilla anguilla isolate fAngAng1 chromosome 6, fAngAng1.pri, whole genome shotgun sequence genome, one window contains:
- the evi5a gene encoding EVI5-like protein isoform X1, translated as MASQVAPPSTLHTPSTSTSTSLSTPLSPSSPSTPSQLSPDEMELLARLEEQNRLLETDSKSLKSVNGSRRNSGASLVSSSSASSNLSHLEEDTWILWGRIVNDWEEVRKKKEKQLKELVRKGIPHHFRAIVWQLLCNAQNMPIKDQYSELLKMTSPCEKLIRRDIARTYPEHEFFKEKDSLGQEVLFNVMKAYSLVDREVGYCQGSAFIVGLLLMQMPEEEAFCVFVKLMQDYRLRELFKPSMAELGLCMYQFECMIQELLPELHLHFQAQSFHTSMYASSWFLTIFLTSFPLTVATRIFDIFMCEGLEIVFRVGLAILQMNQAELMQLDMEGMLQHFQKVIPHQLETGHDKVILTAYQVKYNAKKMKKLEKEYTTIKTKEMEEQVEIKRLRTENRLLKQRIETLEKESASLADRLIQGQVTRAQEAEESYLVKRELATVRQQHEEASARLEQAHGTIRQLQQQQEQLQRGPQPPAQPKCNPCYTEEMVVQLERELVQARLKEAESQCALKEMQDKVLNMEKRNADLPDDSNVVRLQEELIGVKLREAEAVTGLKELRQQVRDLEDHWQRHLARTAGRWKDSPRKNTVNELQDELMGVRLREAEAQAVIRETRQRLLELETQNQVQGNQLRRAEQTGRSLQERVQLLTAQNKGLLVQLQEAKRKQAELECKSKEDVMAVRLREADNMATMAELQQHIAELEIQKEEGKFQGQLNSSDCSQYIRELKDQIAELKHEIQCLRSQRGVCSQPSFDGIHIVSHYIGDDGPYPSPDTPSPPESQRDVTRIVLHSSVVDTDSDGEEDSLRLTVPPAAGPQQAQNNRKTTTV; from the exons gctccTGGAGACGGACAGCAAGTCGCTGAAGTCGGTGAACGGCTCGCGGCGCAACAGCGGCGCCTCCCTGGTGTCCAGCTCCTCGGCCTCCTCCAACCTCTCCCACCTGGAGGAGGACACCTGGATCCTGTGGGGCCGCATCGTCAACGACTGGGAGGAGGTGCGCaagaagaaggagaagcagCTGAAG GAGCTGGTCAGGAAGGGGATCCCGCATCACTTCCGGGCGATCGTGTGGCAGCTGCTGTGCAATGCCCAGAACATGCCCATCAAGGACCAGTACTCGGAGCTGCTGAAGATGACCTCGCCCTGCGAGAAGCTGATTCGCCGGGACATCGCGCGCACCTACCCCGAGCACGAGTTCTTCAAGGAGAAGGACAGCCTGGGCCAGGAGGTGCTCTTCAACGTCATGAAG GCCTACTCGCTGGTGGACCGGGAGGTGGGCTACTGTCAGGGGAGCGCGTTTATCGTGGGACTCTTGCTCATGCAG ATGCCGGAGGAAGAGgccttctgtgtgtttgtgaagctGATGCAGGACTACCGGCTCAGAGAGCTCTTCAAGCCCAGCATGGCCGAGCTGGGGCTCTGCATGTACCAGTTTGAGTGCATGATCCAG GAGCTGCTGCCAGAACtccacctgcacttccaggcCCAGAGCTTCCACACCTCCATGTACGCCTCCTCCTGGTTCCTCACAATCTTCCTCACCTCCTTCCCGCTCACCGTCGCCACAAGAATCTTCGACATCTTCATGTGTGAG GGTCTGGAGATTGTGTTCCGCGTGGGTCTGGCCATCCTCCAGATGAACCAGGCTGAGCTCATGCAGCTGGACATGGAGGGAATGCTACAG CACTTTCAGAAAGTCATCCCGCACCAGCTGGAAACCGGTCACGACAAGGTGATCCTCACCGCCTACCAAGTCAAGTACAACGCCAAGAAAATGAAGAA GCTAGAAAAGGAATACACTACAATCAAAACCAAGGAGATGGAGGAGCAGGTGGAAATCAAG AGGCTGCGCACAGAGAACAGGCTTCTGAAGCAGAGGATCGAGACCCTGGAGAAA gaAAGCGCTTCCTTGGCTGATAGATTGATCCAG GGGCAAGTGACGCGGGCTCAGGAGGCGGAGGAGAGCTACCTGGTAAAGCGGGAGCTGGCCACCGTCAGGCAGCAGCACGAGGAGGCCAGCGCCCGGCTGGAGCAGGCGCACGGCACCATCCgccaactgcagcagcagcaagagCAGCTCCAGCGCGGCCCGCAGCCGCCAGCG CAGCCCAAATGTAACCCATGCTACACAGAGGAGATGGTTGTGCAGCTGGAGCGGGAGCTGGTGCAGGCTCGGCTGAAGGAGGCGGAGTCACAGTGCGCTCTTAAGGAAATGCAGGACAAGGTCCTGAACATGGAGAAG aggaaCGCAGACCTTCCGGATGACAGTAATGTGGTGcggctgcaggaggagctgattGGTGTAAAGCTGAGGGAGGCGGAGGCTGTCACTGGCCTGAAGGAACTACGGCAACAGGTCAGAGACCTGGAGGACCACTGGCAG aggcACCTGGCGCGGACGGCGGGCCGCTGGAAGGACAGCCCCCGGAAGAACACGGTGAACGAGCTGCAGGACGAGCTGATGGGCGTCCGGCTGCGGGAGGCCGAGGCGCAGGCCGTGATCAGAGAGACCCGGCAGaggctgctggagctggagaccCAG AACCAGGTCCAGGGGAACCAGCTGCGGCGGGCGGAGCAGACTGGGCGGAGCCTGCAGGAGCGGGTGCAGCTGCTGACCGCCCAGAACAAGGGCTTGCtggtgcagctgcaggaggcgAAGCGCAAGCAGGCCGAGCTGGAGTGCAAG AGCAAAGAGGATGTGATGGCGGTGAGACTGCGTGAGGCTGATAACATGGCCACCATGGCggagctgcagcagcacatCGCCGAGCTGGAGATACAG AAAGAAGAGGGAAAGTTCCAGGGCCAGCTGAACAGCTCCGACTGCAGCCAGTACATCCGCGAGCTGAAGGACCAGATAGCGGAGCTAAAGCACGAG ATCCAGTGCCTGCGCAGCCAGAGGGGAGTGTGCAGCCAGCCCTCTTTTGACGGGATCCACATCGTGAGCCACTACATCGGGGACGACGGGCCGTACCCGTCCCcggacaccccctcccccccggagTCCCAGCGGGACGTCACCCGAATCGTCCTGCACTCCAGCGTGGTGGACACGGACAGCGACGGGGAGGAGGACAGCCTGCGCCTCACCGTCCCCCCCGCCGCCGGCCCCCAGCAGGCCCAGAACAACCGCAAGACCACCACCGTGTGa
- the evi5a gene encoding EVI5-like protein isoform X3: protein MASQVAPPSTLHTPSTSTSTSLSTPLSPSSPSTPSQLSPDEMELLARLEEQNRLLETDSKSLKSVNGSRRNSGASLVSSSSASSNLSHLEEDTWILWGRIVNDWEEVRKKKEKQLKELVRKGIPHHFRAIVWQLLCNAQNMPIKDQYSELLKMTSPCEKLIRRDIARTYPEHEFFKEKDSLGQEVLFNVMKAYSLVDREVGYCQGSAFIVGLLLMQMPEEEAFCVFVKLMQDYRLRELFKPSMAELGLCMYQFECMIQELLPELHLHFQAQSFHTSMYASSWFLTIFLTSFPLTVATRIFDIFMCEGLEIVFRVGLAILQMNQAELMQLDMEGMLQHFQKVIPHQLETGHDKVILTAYQVKYNAKKMKKLEKEYTTIKTKEMEEQVEIKRLRTENRLLKQRIETLEKGQVTRAQEAEESYLVKRELATVRQQHEEASARLEQAHGTIRQLQQQQEQLQRGPQPPAQPKCNPCYTEEMVVQLERELVQARLKEAESQCALKEMQDKVLNMEKRNADLPDDSNVVRLQEELIGVKLREAEAVTGLKELRQQVRDLEDHWQRHLARTAGRWKDSPRKNTVNELQDELMGVRLREAEAQAVIRETRQRLLELETQNQVQGNQLRRAEQTGRSLQERVQLLTAQNKGLLVQLQEAKRKQAELECKSKEDVMAVRLREADNMATMAELQQHIAELEIQKEEGKFQGQLNSSDCSQYIRELKDQIAELKHEIQCLRSQRGVCSQPSFDGIHIVSHYIGDDGPYPSPDTPSPPESQRDVTRIVLHSSVVDTDSDGEEDSLRLTVPPAAGPQQAQNNRKTTTV, encoded by the exons gctccTGGAGACGGACAGCAAGTCGCTGAAGTCGGTGAACGGCTCGCGGCGCAACAGCGGCGCCTCCCTGGTGTCCAGCTCCTCGGCCTCCTCCAACCTCTCCCACCTGGAGGAGGACACCTGGATCCTGTGGGGCCGCATCGTCAACGACTGGGAGGAGGTGCGCaagaagaaggagaagcagCTGAAG GAGCTGGTCAGGAAGGGGATCCCGCATCACTTCCGGGCGATCGTGTGGCAGCTGCTGTGCAATGCCCAGAACATGCCCATCAAGGACCAGTACTCGGAGCTGCTGAAGATGACCTCGCCCTGCGAGAAGCTGATTCGCCGGGACATCGCGCGCACCTACCCCGAGCACGAGTTCTTCAAGGAGAAGGACAGCCTGGGCCAGGAGGTGCTCTTCAACGTCATGAAG GCCTACTCGCTGGTGGACCGGGAGGTGGGCTACTGTCAGGGGAGCGCGTTTATCGTGGGACTCTTGCTCATGCAG ATGCCGGAGGAAGAGgccttctgtgtgtttgtgaagctGATGCAGGACTACCGGCTCAGAGAGCTCTTCAAGCCCAGCATGGCCGAGCTGGGGCTCTGCATGTACCAGTTTGAGTGCATGATCCAG GAGCTGCTGCCAGAACtccacctgcacttccaggcCCAGAGCTTCCACACCTCCATGTACGCCTCCTCCTGGTTCCTCACAATCTTCCTCACCTCCTTCCCGCTCACCGTCGCCACAAGAATCTTCGACATCTTCATGTGTGAG GGTCTGGAGATTGTGTTCCGCGTGGGTCTGGCCATCCTCCAGATGAACCAGGCTGAGCTCATGCAGCTGGACATGGAGGGAATGCTACAG CACTTTCAGAAAGTCATCCCGCACCAGCTGGAAACCGGTCACGACAAGGTGATCCTCACCGCCTACCAAGTCAAGTACAACGCCAAGAAAATGAAGAA GCTAGAAAAGGAATACACTACAATCAAAACCAAGGAGATGGAGGAGCAGGTGGAAATCAAG AGGCTGCGCACAGAGAACAGGCTTCTGAAGCAGAGGATCGAGACCCTGGAGAAA GGGCAAGTGACGCGGGCTCAGGAGGCGGAGGAGAGCTACCTGGTAAAGCGGGAGCTGGCCACCGTCAGGCAGCAGCACGAGGAGGCCAGCGCCCGGCTGGAGCAGGCGCACGGCACCATCCgccaactgcagcagcagcaagagCAGCTCCAGCGCGGCCCGCAGCCGCCAGCG CAGCCCAAATGTAACCCATGCTACACAGAGGAGATGGTTGTGCAGCTGGAGCGGGAGCTGGTGCAGGCTCGGCTGAAGGAGGCGGAGTCACAGTGCGCTCTTAAGGAAATGCAGGACAAGGTCCTGAACATGGAGAAG aggaaCGCAGACCTTCCGGATGACAGTAATGTGGTGcggctgcaggaggagctgattGGTGTAAAGCTGAGGGAGGCGGAGGCTGTCACTGGCCTGAAGGAACTACGGCAACAGGTCAGAGACCTGGAGGACCACTGGCAG aggcACCTGGCGCGGACGGCGGGCCGCTGGAAGGACAGCCCCCGGAAGAACACGGTGAACGAGCTGCAGGACGAGCTGATGGGCGTCCGGCTGCGGGAGGCCGAGGCGCAGGCCGTGATCAGAGAGACCCGGCAGaggctgctggagctggagaccCAG AACCAGGTCCAGGGGAACCAGCTGCGGCGGGCGGAGCAGACTGGGCGGAGCCTGCAGGAGCGGGTGCAGCTGCTGACCGCCCAGAACAAGGGCTTGCtggtgcagctgcaggaggcgAAGCGCAAGCAGGCCGAGCTGGAGTGCAAG AGCAAAGAGGATGTGATGGCGGTGAGACTGCGTGAGGCTGATAACATGGCCACCATGGCggagctgcagcagcacatCGCCGAGCTGGAGATACAG AAAGAAGAGGGAAAGTTCCAGGGCCAGCTGAACAGCTCCGACTGCAGCCAGTACATCCGCGAGCTGAAGGACCAGATAGCGGAGCTAAAGCACGAG ATCCAGTGCCTGCGCAGCCAGAGGGGAGTGTGCAGCCAGCCCTCTTTTGACGGGATCCACATCGTGAGCCACTACATCGGGGACGACGGGCCGTACCCGTCCCcggacaccccctcccccccggagTCCCAGCGGGACGTCACCCGAATCGTCCTGCACTCCAGCGTGGTGGACACGGACAGCGACGGGGAGGAGGACAGCCTGCGCCTCACCGTCCCCCCCGCCGCCGGCCCCCAGCAGGCCCAGAACAACCGCAAGACCACCACCGTGTGa
- the evi5a gene encoding ecotropic viral integration site 5 protein homolog isoform X6, which translates to MASQVAPPSTLHTPSTSTSTSLSTPLSPSSPSTPSQLSPDEMELLARLEEQNRLLETDSKSLKSVNGSRRNSGASLVSSSSASSNLSHLEEDTWILWGRIVNDWEEVRKKKEKQLKELVRKGIPHHFRAIVWQLLCNAQNMPIKDQYSELLKMTSPCEKLIRRDIARTYPEHEFFKEKDSLGQEVLFNVMKAYSLVDREVGYCQGSAFIVGLLLMQMPEEEAFCVFVKLMQDYRLRELFKPSMAELGLCMYQFECMIQELLPELHLHFQAQSFHTSMYASSWFLTIFLTSFPLTVATRIFDIFMCEGLEIVFRVGLAILQMNQAELMQLDMEGMLQHFQKVIPHQLETGHDKVILTAYQVKYNAKKMKKLEKEYTTIKTKEMEEQVEIKRLRTENRLLKQRIETLEKPKCNPCYTEEMVVQLERELVQARLKEAESQCALKEMQDKVLNMEKRNADLPDDSNVVRLQEELIGVKLREAEAVTGLKELRQQVRDLEDHWQRHLARTAGRWKDSPRKNTVNELQDELMGVRLREAEAQAVIRETRQRLLELETQNQVQGNQLRRAEQTGRSLQERVQLLTAQNKGLLVQLQEAKRKQAELECKSKEDVMAVRLREADNMATMAELQQHIAELEIQKEEGKFQGQLNSSDCSQYIRELKDQIAELKHEIQCLRSQRGVCSQPSFDGIHIVSHYIGDDGPYPSPDTPSPPESQRDVTRIVLHSSVVDTDSDGEEDSLRLTVPPAAGPQQAQNNRKTTTV; encoded by the exons gctccTGGAGACGGACAGCAAGTCGCTGAAGTCGGTGAACGGCTCGCGGCGCAACAGCGGCGCCTCCCTGGTGTCCAGCTCCTCGGCCTCCTCCAACCTCTCCCACCTGGAGGAGGACACCTGGATCCTGTGGGGCCGCATCGTCAACGACTGGGAGGAGGTGCGCaagaagaaggagaagcagCTGAAG GAGCTGGTCAGGAAGGGGATCCCGCATCACTTCCGGGCGATCGTGTGGCAGCTGCTGTGCAATGCCCAGAACATGCCCATCAAGGACCAGTACTCGGAGCTGCTGAAGATGACCTCGCCCTGCGAGAAGCTGATTCGCCGGGACATCGCGCGCACCTACCCCGAGCACGAGTTCTTCAAGGAGAAGGACAGCCTGGGCCAGGAGGTGCTCTTCAACGTCATGAAG GCCTACTCGCTGGTGGACCGGGAGGTGGGCTACTGTCAGGGGAGCGCGTTTATCGTGGGACTCTTGCTCATGCAG ATGCCGGAGGAAGAGgccttctgtgtgtttgtgaagctGATGCAGGACTACCGGCTCAGAGAGCTCTTCAAGCCCAGCATGGCCGAGCTGGGGCTCTGCATGTACCAGTTTGAGTGCATGATCCAG GAGCTGCTGCCAGAACtccacctgcacttccaggcCCAGAGCTTCCACACCTCCATGTACGCCTCCTCCTGGTTCCTCACAATCTTCCTCACCTCCTTCCCGCTCACCGTCGCCACAAGAATCTTCGACATCTTCATGTGTGAG GGTCTGGAGATTGTGTTCCGCGTGGGTCTGGCCATCCTCCAGATGAACCAGGCTGAGCTCATGCAGCTGGACATGGAGGGAATGCTACAG CACTTTCAGAAAGTCATCCCGCACCAGCTGGAAACCGGTCACGACAAGGTGATCCTCACCGCCTACCAAGTCAAGTACAACGCCAAGAAAATGAAGAA GCTAGAAAAGGAATACACTACAATCAAAACCAAGGAGATGGAGGAGCAGGTGGAAATCAAG AGGCTGCGCACAGAGAACAGGCTTCTGAAGCAGAGGATCGAGACCCTGGAGAAA CCCAAATGTAACCCATGCTACACAGAGGAGATGGTTGTGCAGCTGGAGCGGGAGCTGGTGCAGGCTCGGCTGAAGGAGGCGGAGTCACAGTGCGCTCTTAAGGAAATGCAGGACAAGGTCCTGAACATGGAGAAG aggaaCGCAGACCTTCCGGATGACAGTAATGTGGTGcggctgcaggaggagctgattGGTGTAAAGCTGAGGGAGGCGGAGGCTGTCACTGGCCTGAAGGAACTACGGCAACAGGTCAGAGACCTGGAGGACCACTGGCAG aggcACCTGGCGCGGACGGCGGGCCGCTGGAAGGACAGCCCCCGGAAGAACACGGTGAACGAGCTGCAGGACGAGCTGATGGGCGTCCGGCTGCGGGAGGCCGAGGCGCAGGCCGTGATCAGAGAGACCCGGCAGaggctgctggagctggagaccCAG AACCAGGTCCAGGGGAACCAGCTGCGGCGGGCGGAGCAGACTGGGCGGAGCCTGCAGGAGCGGGTGCAGCTGCTGACCGCCCAGAACAAGGGCTTGCtggtgcagctgcaggaggcgAAGCGCAAGCAGGCCGAGCTGGAGTGCAAG AGCAAAGAGGATGTGATGGCGGTGAGACTGCGTGAGGCTGATAACATGGCCACCATGGCggagctgcagcagcacatCGCCGAGCTGGAGATACAG AAAGAAGAGGGAAAGTTCCAGGGCCAGCTGAACAGCTCCGACTGCAGCCAGTACATCCGCGAGCTGAAGGACCAGATAGCGGAGCTAAAGCACGAG ATCCAGTGCCTGCGCAGCCAGAGGGGAGTGTGCAGCCAGCCCTCTTTTGACGGGATCCACATCGTGAGCCACTACATCGGGGACGACGGGCCGTACCCGTCCCcggacaccccctcccccccggagTCCCAGCGGGACGTCACCCGAATCGTCCTGCACTCCAGCGTGGTGGACACGGACAGCGACGGGGAGGAGGACAGCCTGCGCCTCACCGTCCCCCCCGCCGCCGGCCCCCAGCAGGCCCAGAACAACCGCAAGACCACCACCGTGTGa
- the evi5a gene encoding ecotropic viral integration site 5 protein homolog isoform X5 gives MASQVAPPSTLHTPSTSTSTSLSTPLSPSSPSTPSQLSPDEMELLARLEEQNRLLETDSKSLKSVNGSRRNSGASLVSSSSASSNLSHLEEDTWILWGRIVNDWEEVRKKKEKQLKELVRKGIPHHFRAIVWQLLCNAQNMPIKDQYSELLKMTSPCEKLIRRDIARTYPEHEFFKEKDSLGQEVLFNVMKAYSLVDREVGYCQGSAFIVGLLLMQMPEEEAFCVFVKLMQDYRLRELFKPSMAELGLCMYQFECMIQELLPELHLHFQAQSFHTSMYASSWFLTIFLTSFPLTVATRIFDIFMCEGLEIVFRVGLAILQMNQAELMQLDMEGMLQHFQKVIPHQLETGHDKVILTAYQVKYNAKKMKKLEKEYTTIKTKEMEEQVEIKRLRTENRLLKQRIETLEKQPKCNPCYTEEMVVQLERELVQARLKEAESQCALKEMQDKVLNMEKRNADLPDDSNVVRLQEELIGVKLREAEAVTGLKELRQQVRDLEDHWQRHLARTAGRWKDSPRKNTVNELQDELMGVRLREAEAQAVIRETRQRLLELETQNQVQGNQLRRAEQTGRSLQERVQLLTAQNKGLLVQLQEAKRKQAELECKSKEDVMAVRLREADNMATMAELQQHIAELEIQKEEGKFQGQLNSSDCSQYIRELKDQIAELKHEIQCLRSQRGVCSQPSFDGIHIVSHYIGDDGPYPSPDTPSPPESQRDVTRIVLHSSVVDTDSDGEEDSLRLTVPPAAGPQQAQNNRKTTTV, from the exons gctccTGGAGACGGACAGCAAGTCGCTGAAGTCGGTGAACGGCTCGCGGCGCAACAGCGGCGCCTCCCTGGTGTCCAGCTCCTCGGCCTCCTCCAACCTCTCCCACCTGGAGGAGGACACCTGGATCCTGTGGGGCCGCATCGTCAACGACTGGGAGGAGGTGCGCaagaagaaggagaagcagCTGAAG GAGCTGGTCAGGAAGGGGATCCCGCATCACTTCCGGGCGATCGTGTGGCAGCTGCTGTGCAATGCCCAGAACATGCCCATCAAGGACCAGTACTCGGAGCTGCTGAAGATGACCTCGCCCTGCGAGAAGCTGATTCGCCGGGACATCGCGCGCACCTACCCCGAGCACGAGTTCTTCAAGGAGAAGGACAGCCTGGGCCAGGAGGTGCTCTTCAACGTCATGAAG GCCTACTCGCTGGTGGACCGGGAGGTGGGCTACTGTCAGGGGAGCGCGTTTATCGTGGGACTCTTGCTCATGCAG ATGCCGGAGGAAGAGgccttctgtgtgtttgtgaagctGATGCAGGACTACCGGCTCAGAGAGCTCTTCAAGCCCAGCATGGCCGAGCTGGGGCTCTGCATGTACCAGTTTGAGTGCATGATCCAG GAGCTGCTGCCAGAACtccacctgcacttccaggcCCAGAGCTTCCACACCTCCATGTACGCCTCCTCCTGGTTCCTCACAATCTTCCTCACCTCCTTCCCGCTCACCGTCGCCACAAGAATCTTCGACATCTTCATGTGTGAG GGTCTGGAGATTGTGTTCCGCGTGGGTCTGGCCATCCTCCAGATGAACCAGGCTGAGCTCATGCAGCTGGACATGGAGGGAATGCTACAG CACTTTCAGAAAGTCATCCCGCACCAGCTGGAAACCGGTCACGACAAGGTGATCCTCACCGCCTACCAAGTCAAGTACAACGCCAAGAAAATGAAGAA GCTAGAAAAGGAATACACTACAATCAAAACCAAGGAGATGGAGGAGCAGGTGGAAATCAAG AGGCTGCGCACAGAGAACAGGCTTCTGAAGCAGAGGATCGAGACCCTGGAGAAA CAGCCCAAATGTAACCCATGCTACACAGAGGAGATGGTTGTGCAGCTGGAGCGGGAGCTGGTGCAGGCTCGGCTGAAGGAGGCGGAGTCACAGTGCGCTCTTAAGGAAATGCAGGACAAGGTCCTGAACATGGAGAAG aggaaCGCAGACCTTCCGGATGACAGTAATGTGGTGcggctgcaggaggagctgattGGTGTAAAGCTGAGGGAGGCGGAGGCTGTCACTGGCCTGAAGGAACTACGGCAACAGGTCAGAGACCTGGAGGACCACTGGCAG aggcACCTGGCGCGGACGGCGGGCCGCTGGAAGGACAGCCCCCGGAAGAACACGGTGAACGAGCTGCAGGACGAGCTGATGGGCGTCCGGCTGCGGGAGGCCGAGGCGCAGGCCGTGATCAGAGAGACCCGGCAGaggctgctggagctggagaccCAG AACCAGGTCCAGGGGAACCAGCTGCGGCGGGCGGAGCAGACTGGGCGGAGCCTGCAGGAGCGGGTGCAGCTGCTGACCGCCCAGAACAAGGGCTTGCtggtgcagctgcaggaggcgAAGCGCAAGCAGGCCGAGCTGGAGTGCAAG AGCAAAGAGGATGTGATGGCGGTGAGACTGCGTGAGGCTGATAACATGGCCACCATGGCggagctgcagcagcacatCGCCGAGCTGGAGATACAG AAAGAAGAGGGAAAGTTCCAGGGCCAGCTGAACAGCTCCGACTGCAGCCAGTACATCCGCGAGCTGAAGGACCAGATAGCGGAGCTAAAGCACGAG ATCCAGTGCCTGCGCAGCCAGAGGGGAGTGTGCAGCCAGCCCTCTTTTGACGGGATCCACATCGTGAGCCACTACATCGGGGACGACGGGCCGTACCCGTCCCcggacaccccctcccccccggagTCCCAGCGGGACGTCACCCGAATCGTCCTGCACTCCAGCGTGGTGGACACGGACAGCGACGGGGAGGAGGACAGCCTGCGCCTCACCGTCCCCCCCGCCGCCGGCCCCCAGCAGGCCCAGAACAACCGCAAGACCACCACCGTGTGa